TATAAAGACGGATTAATATATACTTCGTCTAAAGGTGGTTCTGGTGCTATTAAAAATACAAGTGCATGGACAGGTATATCTTTTTTTAATATGTATTTTGTAGAAGGAAGCAATCTCAATTTTAAAGATAAGTCGTCTGTTTTTTTTAGTGATAAAAATACCAAACTACACGATGGTGTGATAGCATTTTTACCAAATCAAGAACAATTTTACTATACTAGAAATAATTACTACGATGGAAAAGTAAAAACAGCTAAAAACTTAAAGCCAACTCAAAATATGTATTTGGCTAATGTAGATGGAAGCGAAGAAACACCTTTTGAGTTTAATAGCGATGATTATAATGTAGGACAACCAACACTTTCTTCAGATGGAAATACCATGTATTTTGTAAGCGATATGCCTGGTGGTTTTGGAGGAAAAGATATATATGTTACTACCAAAGAAGATGGAAAATGGTCAACACCAAAAAACTTAGGAAATAAAATCAATACAGCAGGAGATGAGATGTTTCCTTTCTTATATAAAGATGATAAATCTTTTTATTTTTCAAGTGATGGACTTGGCGGTTTAGGTGGACTAGATGTTTTTAGAACTACAATAGAAAATGGAAGTGTCGCAACAGTTCGAAATATGAAATCACCAATTAATAGTGCTTACGATGATTTTGGTATTTACTATGGCAATGCAAGAAACATAGGTTATTTATCTTCAAACAGAAGTGGAGGAAAAGGTCTAGATGATATCTATGCATTTAAAGATGCTGGAATTTACTACGAAGGACTTATTGTAGATGCAGATACCAAGCAGCCAATTTGTAATAGTACAGTACAGTTGTTATTAGATAATGAATCAATCAATAATTATACAACAGACTGTAATGGCGATTTTGTATTTGATGTTACAGCTTCTGGCAACTATTGTTTTAATGCAACAGCACAAGGATACTATCCAAATACTAAAACTTGTAGAAATATAGAAGACATGACTGCTGGCGAAACAATTTATGATACTATTTATATGAATAAAGTAAAACCAGTATCAGTTTCAGTTCAAGCTATTAATTCAGAAACTAAACAAGCCATTCCAAATGCAAAAGTAGAAGTTAATAGTTCTTGTGAAAAGAAGATAGAATTGCAAACGAATAGCAAAGGTGAAGTTTGTTTTGAAGTAAAATGCGATTGTGATTATAGCATTGCATTAAGTGCTAAAGATTATACAGCAAATCAAATTAACTATTCACCTAAAAACGATTGTGAAAGTTTAAAATCTTGTGGCGAAAAAAATGGAAAAGTATTGTCAGTAAATTTACAACCAGTTAAAAAAGAAACCATAAAAGTAGAAGATATATTTGATAATATCAGTGACGATGGATATATCGAGCTAAAAGGAAT
Above is a genomic segment from Chitinophagales bacterium containing:
- a CDS encoding OmpA family protein, yielding MKKNISIYTLFLLLILSVGSKAQDATNSSSINKANEAYNNLNYADAIPLYNTYLKKNSTDADAYAKLGDCYKLTLDFENAKEAYANATLNKVTSADYVLKYAEMLHATGNYDKALAQYQNYLVLNENGNQIVSNQIKVLENIDNYASDKNRFSLQNLDFNSAQYDFSPVLYKDGLIYTSSKGGSGAIKNTSAWTGISFFNMYFVEGSNLNFKDKSSVFFSDKNTKLHDGVIAFLPNQEQFYYTRNNYYDGKVKTAKNLKPTQNMYLANVDGSEETPFEFNSDDYNVGQPTLSSDGNTMYFVSDMPGGFGGKDIYVTTKEDGKWSTPKNLGNKINTAGDEMFPFLYKDDKSFYFSSDGLGGLGGLDVFRTTIENGSVATVRNMKSPINSAYDDFGIYYGNARNIGYLSSNRSGGKGLDDIYAFKDAGIYYEGLIVDADTKQPICNSTVQLLLDNESINNYTTDCNGDFVFDVTASGNYCFNATAQGYYPNTKTCRNIEDMTAGETIYDTIYMNKVKPVSVSVQAINSETKQAIPNAKVEVNSSCEKKIELQTNSKGEVCFEVKCDCDYSIALSAKDYTANQINYSPKNDCESLKSCGEKNGKVLSVNLQPVKKETIKVEDIFDNISDDGYIELKGIYYDLNKWNIRPESEVELNKLLTFLNGNPDAIVEIASHTDSRGSSKYNQTLSQKRAQSVVEWLMAHNISKDRLYPKGYGETKLKNKCADGVTCTEAEHQLNRRTEFKVISVDNVIESKP